TCGCCGGGCTGCAAGGTCACCTCGTTGAGCGAACGGAGCTGGCTCTGCAGGTGGTTGGCCAGCGTGCTGCGGTAGCTCTGCTCGAACGAACGCAGGCGATCGACCTTGCCACGCAGCGAATCCCGCTCGGCCTCCAACGCGCTGAACAGCTCGGTGCGCAGGGCGTCCGCCTCGCCGGTCACCTGATCGGCTTTGGCCTGTGCGTCAGAGGTGAGCTTCTCGGCGTTCACACGGGCTTCGGACTCGATCCGGTCGGCGCGAGTGCGCGCATCGGTGAGGGCCTCGTGCGCCTTGCGGTTCGCGCTGTCGATGACGGTCTCCGCTTCGGCGCGGGCGCTGCTGACGATCCGATCGGCGTCCACCTGGGACTCACCGACCAGCCGCTCGGCCTGCTCGGTCGCCATCTGCAGCAACCGGGTGACCGCCGGCGAGGCTTCGGCGGAGTTGGTGACGATGATGTTCTCGACCTTGCCGCTCGGGCCGTCCACCACCGGAGCTGCAGCAGCCGCAGCAGCGGCCTGCTTGGCCTCAGCGAGCTCAGCACGCAGCGACTCGATCTCTGCCTTGGCCTGGGCCGCAGCGGCGGCCTGAGCGGCCTGTGCGGCCGCCTGAGCGTCCGCGCCGGACTTCGAGGCAGCGGCCTTGGTGTTTGCCAGCAGCCCCTGCGCCTCGGCGAGTTCGGCCTTGGCCTTCTCGGCGGCGGCCTGTGCTTCGGCCAGCTGGCCGCGCACGGTCTCAAGTTCCCGCTGACGAGCTGACAGCTCAGAGCGCAGCTTGTCGGCCTCGGCGTTGTCGCCCGGGACGAAGATGCTGGACGGTTCGGAGCTGGACAGCGCCTCGAGCTGCTTCTTCAGGCTGCCGTTCTCTTCAGTGAGCTGGGAGAGAGTCGCCTCTACCTTGTCGACGAAGTTGTCGACGTCGACGGGCTCGTAGCCGTTTCGTCGAGCCAGGTGGAAGCGGGTCTGGCGGACCTGCTCGAGGGTCAGGGTCATTGCTCACCTCACGTGTCGGTAACGGGACAAGCTTCAGCAATCCCGATAGTGCTCTCAGGCTAGTGTCACAGCTTGGCTGAATCCAAGAATCGATGGGATTGCACGCTCACGGCCGTAAACCGAAGGTCAAGAGTCCACCCGGCGGAACCGGTCGAGCCGGCTATCCGCTGGTCGGCTCAGGACTGGTTGAAGAAACCGCCGGCCAGGCGTTCCTTGTCCTCGGCCGCCACGGTCACATTGTGCGGCGAGAGCAGGAAGACCTTGCTGGTGATCCGCTCGATGCTGCCTCGCAGGCCGAAGATCAGC
The nucleotide sequence above comes from Propionicimonas paludicola. Encoded proteins:
- a CDS encoding DivIVA domain-containing protein, producing MTLTLEQVRQTRFHLARRNGYEPVDVDNFVDKVEATLSQLTEENGSLKKQLEALSSSEPSSIFVPGDNAEADKLRSELSARQRELETVRGQLAEAQAAAEKAKAELAEAQGLLANTKAAASKSGADAQAAAQAAQAAAAAQAKAEIESLRAELAEAKQAAAAAAAAPVVDGPSGKVENIIVTNSAEASPAVTRLLQMATEQAERLVGESQVDADRIVSSARAEAETVIDSANRKAHEALTDARTRADRIESEARVNAEKLTSDAQAKADQVTGEADALRTELFSALEAERDSLRGKVDRLRSFEQSYRSTLANHLQSQLRSLNEVTLQPGDVPEILTEPGPGSATPRLDALLNESN